In one Nocardioides luteus genomic region, the following are encoded:
- a CDS encoding type II secretion system F family protein has translation MSGMALGLVACLAGAAAALMIRPRSVVGSRTPGWRVPRWSFLLVALVPIVFPGKAVVAAVLLGIATFGGVALWRRRCERIEAGRTAERVVEACEQMAAELAAGHPPGPALSQLAAEWPVIEPVAEAQRMGSDVPAAWREAAEVPGAGSLRVVAAAWQIAHQTGSGLADALDRVALDLRAAAATQRVVDGELGSARSTARLIAGLPVAALAMGSGVGGDPLAFLFGSPVGLACLGLGLLLGWLGLWWIEGIARGVEAR, from the coding sequence ATGAGCGGGATGGCCCTCGGGCTGGTCGCCTGCCTGGCAGGTGCCGCGGCAGCGCTGATGATCCGTCCACGGTCCGTGGTCGGATCGCGGACGCCTGGGTGGCGGGTGCCGCGGTGGTCGTTCCTCCTGGTCGCCCTCGTCCCCATCGTCTTCCCGGGCAAGGCGGTCGTCGCGGCTGTCTTGCTCGGGATCGCCACCTTCGGCGGCGTCGCCCTGTGGCGGCGCCGCTGCGAACGGATCGAGGCGGGACGTACGGCTGAGCGGGTGGTCGAGGCCTGCGAGCAGATGGCCGCCGAGCTGGCCGCCGGGCATCCGCCCGGACCGGCGCTGTCGCAGCTCGCGGCGGAGTGGCCGGTGATCGAGCCGGTCGCGGAGGCTCAGCGGATGGGCTCCGACGTCCCTGCCGCCTGGCGGGAGGCCGCCGAGGTGCCCGGGGCGGGTTCGCTCCGGGTCGTCGCCGCGGCCTGGCAGATCGCTCATCAGACCGGCAGCGGTCTGGCGGATGCGCTCGACCGGGTGGCGCTCGACCTGCGGGCGGCCGCCGCCACGCAGCGGGTGGTCGACGGCGAGCTCGGTTCGGCCCGCTCCACAGCCCGTCTGATCGCCGGGCTGCCGGTGGCCGCCCTGGCGATGGGCAGCGGAGTCGGCGGCGACCCGCTGGCATTCCTCTTCGGCTCGCCCGTGGGCCTGGCCTGCCTCGGTCTCGGCCTGCTCCTCGGCTGGCTGGGCCTGTGGTGGATCGAGGGCATCGCGCGTGGGGTCGAGGCGAGATGA
- a CDS encoding type II secretion system F family protein, which yields MSTWLVAIALGLAAALLPAPTSPIPARVAVLEDRGEPGDPGGWMMRWRPLLVLLAAGAVYTFVGGTVGAVLAAPAGVVCWVVIGRVEPAEVRREREAAKADLPALVRLLSAALSSGAAPAEALVAVAAALPGPAAARLLSAASRLHLGADPEKTWRTLVDDPALAPLGRALARAQATGAPVATTVERLADDLTRNARAEVEDRARSVGVKAAVPLGICLLPAFLLLGVVPVVGGLLSNLGI from the coding sequence ATGAGCACCTGGCTCGTGGCGATCGCGCTCGGGCTGGCGGCGGCGTTGCTGCCGGCGCCGACCTCGCCAATTCCCGCACGCGTCGCGGTGCTCGAGGACCGGGGCGAACCCGGCGATCCGGGCGGCTGGATGATGCGTTGGCGGCCGTTGCTGGTGCTCCTCGCCGCCGGCGCCGTCTACACCTTCGTCGGGGGCACCGTAGGCGCTGTGCTCGCGGCCCCGGCCGGCGTCGTCTGCTGGGTCGTCATCGGCCGGGTCGAACCCGCGGAGGTCCGGCGTGAGCGCGAGGCGGCCAAGGCCGACCTGCCGGCGCTGGTCCGCCTCCTCTCCGCCGCGCTGTCCTCCGGTGCGGCGCCCGCGGAGGCGCTGGTGGCGGTCGCGGCCGCACTGCCCGGACCGGCGGCAGCCCGGCTGCTGTCGGCGGCCTCCCGGCTCCACCTGGGAGCCGACCCGGAGAAGACCTGGCGCACCCTGGTCGACGATCCCGCGCTCGCGCCATTGGGCCGCGCGTTGGCTCGGGCCCAGGCGACCGGTGCCCCGGTCGCCACGACGGTCGAACGTCTTGCCGACGACCTCACCAGGAACGCACGCGCCGAGGTCGAGGACCGAGCCCGCTCGGTGGGCGTCAAGGCCGCCGTCCCCCTCGGCATCTGCCTCCTCCCCGCCTTCCTGCTGCTCGGCGTCGTCCCGGTCGTCGGCGGGCTTCTCTCCAACCTCGGCATCTGA
- a CDS encoding DUF4244 domain-containing protein, which translates to MAKAHLRKNEKGITTAEYAVGTAAGAGLAGLLYKLLTGGFGNDLLNRLFQHVLSLLGI; encoded by the coding sequence ATGGCCAAGGCACATCTTCGTAAGAACGAGAAGGGGATCACGACGGCTGAGTACGCCGTGGGCACGGCGGCCGGCGCGGGGCTCGCCGGCCTGCTCTACAAGCTGCTCACCGGTGGCTTCGGCAACGACCTGCTCAACAGGCTGTTCCAGCACGTGCTCAGCCTCCTGGGGATCTGA
- a CDS encoding TadE family protein: MVRGQRGERGERGAATAELVMVIPLLVAVTIGLVWLLSVGAAQIQVVDAARETARAVARGDDSGSAAARGRRVGPAGTQVSVSAGAEEVVASAQARVTGPGGIFGWMPGVTVRGEAVAATEATRGEQ; encoded by the coding sequence ATGGTCCGTGGGCAGCGAGGCGAGCGGGGTGAGCGGGGTGCCGCCACCGCAGAGCTGGTCATGGTCATCCCGCTATTGGTGGCCGTGACCATCGGCCTGGTGTGGCTGCTGTCGGTGGGAGCGGCGCAGATCCAGGTGGTCGACGCGGCCCGGGAGACCGCGCGTGCCGTCGCCCGAGGTGATGACAGCGGCTCTGCCGCCGCCCGCGGACGTCGGGTCGGACCTGCGGGCACCCAGGTGAGCGTGAGCGCCGGCGCGGAGGAGGTCGTCGCCTCGGCGCAGGCCCGGGTCACCGGGCCCGGCGGGATCTTCGGCTGGATGCCGGGCGTGACGGTGCGCGGCGAGGCGGTTGCCGCGACCGAGGCGACACGGGGGGAGCAGTGA
- a CDS encoding Rv3654c family TadE-like protein: MSAIRAGQDERGSAAPFAVGAIGLLLFLGAALGVVGAVFVAHRTAQSAADLAALAGANALQISEDACAAATTITERNGARLESCEVAGEDVTVTVRVEGPRWLGQPGDPVAKARAGPTGPD; the protein is encoded by the coding sequence GTGAGCGCGATTCGAGCCGGGCAGGACGAGCGTGGATCGGCGGCACCTTTCGCGGTCGGCGCGATCGGGCTGCTGCTGTTCCTCGGTGCGGCGCTGGGTGTGGTGGGCGCGGTCTTCGTGGCCCACCGCACCGCGCAGTCCGCGGCCGACCTGGCAGCGCTGGCGGGCGCCAACGCGCTCCAGATCTCCGAGGATGCATGCGCGGCAGCGACGACGATCACCGAGCGCAACGGGGCCAGGTTGGAGTCGTGTGAGGTCGCCGGAGAGGACGTCACGGTCACGGTGCGGGTCGAGGGGCCGCGCTGGCTCGGTCAGCCGGGGGATCCGGTCGCCAAGGCGAGGGCCGGCCCGACAGGGCCGGACTAG